One Aegilops tauschii subsp. strangulata cultivar AL8/78 chromosome 7, Aet v6.0, whole genome shotgun sequence genomic window carries:
- the LOC141027560 gene encoding uncharacterized protein, whose translation MGEAFRNFKKKLTRDYVNKGKTPDFNGQHEKLKDDWPEFVRQKQSEHFKEISKKNKDNASKKKFHHIMGPGGYRLSEPRWQKMEEDLRVRGIPLGTEGWDPRAKTWWYGHGGSLDPETGVCVHRQKKFAPTQALIDAMTQAQEGLIKFNREKDALTTALGNDEHGGRVRGKGKVPWKVGFSQDNDPYCYRSRKRKTDRDADLMAKFASELHELKQTVHELVKEKSAAGPHEDHEADRGSQQRRSSMASTDAPPGASAPMIEIRAPEPHYPVDDVKEMKECDLHYPVGNVSTKVASGSALPCTPGALHHNNPIAYGYARVTVEDIVQGFEDLEIDKPTPEGERRLGDVKRQIILWKKKYIVFPGEAPSLI comes from the exons atgggcgaagcattccggaacttcaagaaaaaattaacccgtgactatgtcaacaagggcaagactccggatttcaatggacaacatgagaaactgaaagatgattggccagaatttgtgaggcaaaagcaatcggagcatttcaaggaaatatcgaaaaaaaataaggataatgcgagtaagaaaaagttccatcatattatggggccaggaggataccgcctttcggagcctaggtggcagaagatggaggaggacctgagggtgcgaggaatccctctaggtacagagggatgggacccaagggccaaaacctggtggtacgggcatgggggatcgctagacccggagacaggggtgtgtgttcaccggcagaaaaagtttgctcccacccaagcccttattgacgcaatgacccaagctcaagagggcttgatcaagttcaacagagagaaagacgcactgacaacagccctcgggaatgatgaacacggaggacgtgtacgaggcaaaggcaaagttccgtggaaagtagggttttcccaggacaatgacccgtactgttacagaagccgtaagagaaagacggaccgggatgcagatcttatggcgaagtttgcatcggaactccatgagttgaagcagaccgtgcatgaactagtaaaagaaaaatcggctgcagggccgcatgaagatcatgaagcggatcgcggaagccagcagcggagaagcagcatggcttccacggatgccccgcctggtgctagtgcaccgatgatcgagattcgtgcaccggagcctcactaccccgtggatgatgtaaaggagatgaaagaatgtgatctgcattatcccgtggggaacgtttccacaaaggtagctagcggcagtgctttaccctgtacacctggagcactccaccacaacaaccccattgcatatggctatgctcgtgtcacggtggaagacatagtccaagggtttgaggacctggagattgacaaacctacacccgaaggggagagaagacttggagatgtcaagcgccagatcattctatggaaaaagaagtacatagtgtttccaggcgaggcgccaag TTTAATTTAA